Part of the Qipengyuania sp. SS22 genome, GTGGGCAGGAAAGCACCGAACTTTTCGGCCAGGTGCATCAGGATCGCGCCGCTTTCGAACACGCGAACGGGTTCGGGGCCGCTGCGGTCGAGCAGGGCCGGGATCTTGGAATTGGGATTGAGATCGACGAAGCCCGAACCGAACTGGTCGCCTTCGCCGATATTGACCGTCCAGGCGTCGTATTCGGCGCCGGCGTGTCCCGCCTCGAGCAATTCCTCGAACATCAGCGTGGCCTTCACCCCGTTGGGCGTGGCGAGCGAATAAAGCTGGAAGTCATGCTCGCCCACGGGCAGCTCGCGATCCTCGCGCGCACCGGCCGTGGGGCGATTGATATTGGCGAAGCGGCCGCCATTTTCGGAATCGTGGGTCCAGACTTCGGGCGGGGTATATGTGGTATCAGCCAAGATCGTTCTCCTCAGGCGGACGGGCTAAAACAGCCTTCCATTCGTCGCAAGGTGGGGAACCGTGACCACTCTCCCACGGTTCTTCCCTTCGCCATGACGAAGCTCATCTATGTCGACGACGACCTGCCCGGTATCTCTCGCAAGGGTGCGGGCAAGGGATGGGCCTATTACGACCCCGAGGGCAAGCTGCTGACCGATGCAGCGGAGAAGCGCCGGCTCAATGCGGTGGCGCTCCCGCCGGCCTATACCGATGCCTGGTTCTGCCCTGCGCCCAACGGCCACATCCTCGCCACGGGGATCGACGCCAAGGGGCGCAAGCAATATCGCTACCATCCCGAATTCCGCGCCGCGCGTGAAGGCGAGAAGTTCGACAGCTGCGTCACTTTCGGGAGCCTGCTGCCGCTGGTGCGCAAGCGCGTGGAAGCGGATTTGCGCGGCCACAAGCTGACGCGTGAACGCGCGGTGGCGAGTGTCGTCCGCCTGCTTGATCTGGGCGCGGTGCGCGTCGGGAACGAAGGCTATGCCAAGGCCAACAAGAGTTTCGGCGCCACCACGCTGCGCCAGCGCCATGCCGAACTGACCGGCAAGGTGCTGCGCCTGCGCTACAAGGGCAAGGCAGGCAAGCTGCGCGAAGTGACGCTGTCCGACGGAAGCCTCGCGCGCATGGTGCGCAAGATGCAGGACCTGCCGGGGCAGCACCTGTTTAAATATACCGATGACGAGGGCGAGCTGCACACGGTCGGGTCGAGCGATGTGAACGACTATCTGCGCGAAACCATGGGGCAGGATTTCACCGCCAAGAATTTCCGCACCTGGCATGCCAGCGTGAAGGCGCTGTCTTGCCTTCGGGATGGGGAGGGCGCGCTGCCGATGAAGGCGCTGCTCGAATGCGTCGCCGACCATCTCGGCAATACGCCCGCGGTTACCCGCAAGAGCTATATCCATCCGGCTGT contains:
- a CDS encoding DNA topoisomerase IB; translation: MTKLIYVDDDLPGISRKGAGKGWAYYDPEGKLLTDAAEKRRLNAVALPPAYTDAWFCPAPNGHILATGIDAKGRKQYRYHPEFRAAREGEKFDSCVTFGSLLPLVRKRVEADLRGHKLTRERAVASVVRLLDLGAVRVGNEGYAKANKSFGATTLRQRHAELTGKVLRLRYKGKAGKLREVTLSDGSLARMVRKMQDLPGQHLFKYTDDEGELHTVGSSDVNDYLRETMGQDFTAKNFRTWHASVKALSCLRDGEGALPMKALLECVADHLGNTPAVTRKSYIHPAVFQLLENQESWRAQLRLPRATRWLTREERGLINLLQESPSAQELLAA